In the Acidovorax sp. A79 genome, one interval contains:
- a CDS encoding FAD-dependent oxidoreductase, translating into MNILELRPDMSGHEIQALKFAYEPSPDQRNEHPTHHPVVVIGAGPVGLSLAIDLAQRGQKVLLLDNDDRLSNGSRAICFAKRTLEIWDRLGVGDACVDKGVSWNVGRLFRGSEQVYQFDLLPEQGHERPAFINLQQYYAEAYLLQRATALPNLEIRWKNAVVALDQIEGENGKVIVGVDTPYGPYQATSDYVVACDGGRSSIRALMGLESKGQVFQDRFLIADVKMTADFPAERWFWFDPPFHPNQSVLLHRQPDNVWRIDFQLGWDADPDEEKRLERITPRINAMMRQALGREVPFELEWASVYTFVCLRMERFRHGRVIFAGDSAHGVSPFGARGANSGIQDAENLAWKLDAVLKGKATALAAEALLDSYGTEREYAADENLLNSTRATDFITPKSEISKQFRDATLDLATEFPFARQLVNSGRLSVPATLETSPLNTPDSEKFDSPIRPGAPAADAPITHAGKTEWFLRQLGQDFTLVVYSNEIPADLAQTEVDKVLVVTGVTSLQDGPGLRVICDNEGLFARRYDARPGNAWLIRPDQHVCARWRAPRAADVGAALLRALGSPIQD; encoded by the coding sequence ATGAACATCCTCGAACTTCGGCCCGACATGTCAGGGCATGAGATACAGGCACTCAAGTTTGCCTACGAGCCTTCGCCCGACCAGCGCAATGAGCATCCTACGCACCACCCTGTCGTTGTCATCGGCGCTGGGCCAGTGGGTCTCAGCCTCGCCATAGACCTCGCTCAACGCGGACAGAAGGTCCTGCTGCTGGACAACGATGATCGGCTGTCGAACGGATCGCGCGCCATCTGCTTTGCCAAGCGCACACTGGAAATTTGGGATCGATTGGGCGTGGGCGACGCCTGCGTCGACAAGGGCGTCTCGTGGAATGTGGGCAGGCTGTTCCGCGGTAGCGAGCAGGTATACCAATTCGACCTGCTGCCGGAACAGGGCCACGAACGCCCCGCCTTTATCAATCTTCAACAGTACTACGCAGAAGCGTACCTGCTGCAACGAGCAACCGCGCTTCCCAATTTGGAAATCCGCTGGAAGAACGCTGTGGTCGCCTTGGATCAGATAGAGGGCGAAAACGGAAAAGTCATTGTGGGAGTCGATACGCCATATGGCCCGTATCAAGCGACTTCCGACTATGTCGTCGCGTGTGATGGTGGACGGTCCAGCATTCGCGCGCTCATGGGTCTTGAGAGCAAGGGGCAGGTATTCCAAGACCGGTTCCTGATCGCCGATGTCAAGATGACTGCGGACTTCCCCGCCGAACGCTGGTTCTGGTTTGACCCACCTTTCCATCCGAACCAGAGCGTCCTTCTACATCGCCAACCCGACAACGTCTGGCGAATCGATTTCCAGCTCGGGTGGGATGCAGATCCAGACGAAGAGAAGAGGTTGGAGCGAATCACTCCGCGCATCAACGCAATGATGCGTCAGGCGCTTGGCCGAGAAGTCCCCTTCGAACTGGAATGGGCGAGCGTTTACACGTTTGTTTGTCTACGCATGGAGCGCTTTCGTCATGGCAGAGTGATATTTGCAGGAGACAGCGCCCACGGAGTTTCGCCGTTCGGAGCCCGCGGCGCGAACTCTGGCATTCAGGATGCGGAGAATCTCGCCTGGAAACTGGACGCTGTCCTCAAAGGGAAAGCGACAGCGCTGGCGGCTGAGGCCCTCCTGGACAGCTACGGCACCGAACGTGAATACGCCGCAGACGAGAACCTGCTGAACTCAACCCGCGCCACCGACTTCATCACCCCCAAAAGCGAAATCAGCAAGCAGTTTCGCGATGCGACCCTTGATCTCGCAACCGAATTTCCATTCGCGCGTCAACTGGTCAACAGCGGGAGACTGTCTGTTCCGGCTACTTTGGAGACCTCGCCTCTGAACACTCCAGACAGCGAGAAATTCGACTCGCCGATCCGTCCGGGTGCACCTGCCGCAGATGCCCCGATAACCCACGCAGGAAAGACAGAATGGTTTCTGCGGCAATTGGGTCAAGACTTCACATTGGTGGTCTATTCGAATGAAATACCTGCCGACCTCGCTCAAACTGAAGTTGACAAGGTACTGGTGGTGACCGGCGTGACATCACTGCAGGACGGTCCAGGTCTCAGGGTGATCTGCGACAACGAAGGTCTGTTCGCCCGCCGCTACGACGCGCGCCCTGGCAACGCATGGTTGATACGCCCCGACCAGCATGTATGCGCGCGCTGGCGTGCACCTCGAGCCGCAGACGTCGGGGCTGCATTGCTGCGAGCTCTCGGAAGCCCCATCCAGGACTGA
- a CDS encoding DUF2783 domain-containing protein has protein sequence MNLITTPNFEAADEFYESLIETHRELDLTQSHELNTKLVLLLANHVGKRDVLSAALTAARRNTCAEKP, from the coding sequence ATGAATCTCATCACGACACCGAACTTCGAAGCCGCGGACGAATTCTATGAAAGCTTGATAGAGACGCATCGCGAGCTCGACCTGACGCAGAGCCACGAACTAAACACAAAGCTCGTGCTATTGCTCGCTAACCATGTAGGAAAGCGTGATGTATTGTCGGCCGCACTGACCGCGGCGCGACGCAACACCTGCGCTGAAAAACCATAG